A window from Planococcus maritimus encodes these proteins:
- a CDS encoding MBL fold metallo-hydrolase, whose amino-acid sequence MLYSVAGVAALTAMSGAALKLYTPLGSSPDKRQRDRFSGLSNYNEGKFVNDEEETAVDLSEGLSMLKDSLFAGEVERTPLGTLPVAEVDWARIESPRDSVTWFGHSTFLLSIDGRKLFIDPMLGNRASPLAFVGSARYSHDWLATIDRLPPIDAVLLTHDHYDHLDYESIRALESKVGHFYVPLGVGVHLSRWGVEGARITELNWWEEAQLGNLTLALTPSRHFSGRGLFNRNSTLWGGWVVLGEKTRFYTSGDGGYGSHFKEIGDAYGPFDLALIEGGQYDARWESSHMTPEQSVQAHLDVRGEKMMLVHWAAFTLAFHSWTDPIERASKEAVRQGVELVTPKIGETLSLGALDAYTPVRWWAQ is encoded by the coding sequence ATGCTGTATTCAGTTGCCGGTGTTGCGGCTCTCACCGCTATGTCTGGTGCCGCACTAAAGCTTTACACACCACTTGGGTCGAGCCCGGATAAGCGACAGCGGGACCGCTTTTCTGGCTTGTCTAATTACAACGAAGGGAAATTCGTCAATGACGAGGAAGAAACGGCCGTCGATTTATCAGAAGGCTTGTCGATGCTGAAGGATTCTTTGTTTGCGGGGGAGGTCGAGCGCACTCCTTTAGGAACGTTGCCGGTTGCGGAAGTTGACTGGGCGCGCATTGAAAGCCCACGAGACAGTGTGACGTGGTTCGGCCATTCGACCTTTTTATTGAGCATCGACGGCCGTAAATTATTCATCGATCCGATGCTTGGCAACCGGGCCTCTCCATTAGCCTTTGTCGGAAGCGCACGCTATAGCCACGACTGGCTTGCCACAATTGATCGCTTGCCGCCAATTGATGCAGTGCTGTTAACGCATGACCATTACGACCATCTAGATTACGAATCCATTCGTGCGCTGGAAAGTAAAGTCGGGCATTTCTATGTGCCGCTTGGCGTCGGTGTGCATCTTTCGCGCTGGGGCGTGGAAGGTGCGCGCATTACCGAATTGAATTGGTGGGAAGAAGCGCAGCTTGGAAACTTGACGCTCGCGCTGACACCGTCGCGGCATTTTTCGGGGCGCGGCTTGTTTAACCGCAATTCGACGCTATGGGGCGGCTGGGTCGTGCTCGGTGAAAAGACTCGCTTTTATACGAGCGGCGACGGCGGCTATGGCAGCCATTTCAAGGAAATCGGCGATGCTTACGGGCCGTTCGACCTTGCTTTGATCGAAGGCGGCCAGTACGATGCGCGCTGGGAGTCTTCTCATATGACGCCCGAGCAGTCAGTGCAGGCGCACCTGGACGTTCGGGGAGAGAAGATGATGCTCGTTCACTGGGCGGCGTTCACGTTGGCGTTCCATAGCTGGACAGACCCGATTGAACGTGCGTCTAAGGAAGCCGTGCGGCAAGGTGTAGAACTTGTCACGCCAAAAATCGGGGAAACGCTGTCTTTAGGCGCGCTCGATGCGTATACGCCGGTCCGCTGGTGGGCGCAGTGA
- a CDS encoding CPBP family intramembrane glutamic endopeptidase produces the protein MLKRLAIWFSVIVTRFLLFAATQIPFQMGLFGGYSGVGLTLIGVLQAVLILPLLYVGLRLLSMDFRGIGWTAAHWQKDVLLGAAAALVWTLLQFLWIIPQTGGAERQDVADIIAMLGGEWANVWWYLPLGIIGGGLVEELYNRGFFIGAFAGIFKDSKLALYGAAVLSIVFFAAGHLPRNWVEWIDLLIPSVLYTVLYLYTGRLTASIVAHALWNTTVAILIVVLYT, from the coding sequence ATGCTAAAGCGTTTAGCTATATGGTTTAGTGTTATCGTCACCAGATTTTTATTATTCGCCGCCACACAAATTCCATTTCAAATGGGGCTGTTTGGTGGGTATAGCGGAGTGGGCTTAACCTTGATTGGCGTCTTGCAAGCCGTACTGATTCTTCCATTGTTATACGTTGGCTTGCGTTTATTGAGCATGGATTTTCGCGGCATCGGATGGACAGCGGCACATTGGCAAAAAGACGTTTTGCTCGGAGCCGCAGCCGCATTAGTTTGGACATTGCTCCAATTTCTGTGGATTATCCCGCAGACCGGTGGTGCAGAGCGCCAAGATGTAGCCGACATCATCGCCATGCTCGGCGGTGAATGGGCCAATGTTTGGTGGTACTTGCCGCTTGGCATTATCGGCGGCGGCCTTGTCGAAGAATTGTACAATCGCGGCTTTTTTATTGGTGCCTTCGCCGGTATATTCAAGGACTCTAAACTTGCGCTTTATGGCGCCGCCGTGTTGTCGATCGTTTTTTTCGCAGCCGGCCACTTGCCGCGGAATTGGGTTGAATGGATCGATTTGCTCATCCCAAGTGTTTTGTATACGGTTTTGTACCTGTACACCGGCAGATTGACCGCTTCGATCGTTGCTCACGCTTTATGGAACACGACTGTGGCGATTTTAATCGTGGTGCTCTATACCTGA
- a CDS encoding plastocyanin/azurin family copper-binding protein: MINKKFTLMLAAGMLSLAACGQDDSANEEDMQAPAEEESAEMEEMPEEEPMEDTEEEPMDEEMENEEDAAGDESTEEEPAEEEAEEEPAEDTESEEQASAPEAMSGEASDLLSNGEMTSFVFNETGEYAVYCEPHPVMQMTVIVEEGAEMMDTVSVDIADYEFGEDTITVAPGTTIEWTNQDQVQHNVAFE; the protein is encoded by the coding sequence ATGATCAACAAAAAATTCACCTTAATGCTCGCTGCCGGCATGTTGTCACTCGCCGCTTGTGGACAAGACGACTCAGCGAACGAAGAAGACATGCAAGCGCCAGCGGAAGAAGAAAGCGCAGAGATGGAAGAAATGCCTGAAGAAGAACCAATGGAAGACACAGAAGAAGAGCCAATGGACGAAGAGATGGAAAATGAGGAAGATGCTGCAGGAGACGAATCTACTGAAGAAGAGCCTGCGGAGGAAGAAGCTGAGGAAGAACCAGCTGAAGACACAGAAAGCGAAGAGCAAGCAAGCGCGCCTGAAGCGATGAGCGGCGAAGCGTCCGACTTATTGTCAAACGGCGAAATGACTAGCTTTGTCTTCAATGAAACCGGCGAATACGCAGTCTATTGCGAACCGCATCCAGTCATGCAGATGACCGTTATCGTTGAAGAAGGCGCAGAAATGATGGATACCGTCTCTGTCGACATCGCCGATTATGAATTTGGTGAAGACACAATCACCGTCGCACCGGGAACGACCATCGAATGGACCAACCAAGACCAAGTCCAGCACAACGTCGCATTCGAATAA
- a CDS encoding dihydropteridine reductase, whose amino-acid sequence MQIYWTKINHIIEESPEVKTYLLDLPEGFTWQEGSHTHFAFEGFDVGEKPNRGLIRHMSICTLPHEKSIGITTRIKDQCSEFKSILRDMKPGDEVAIFKTHSNVPLKREDKNVYLLSSGVGLATFRPLVLEYLSNAEGVQSVHSLNVDSSKQYLFQDVFETNPEHKFTAQFVDSRATYYEAVKGFASDADGLFYIVGSDEFLKENIELLRGQGVAREQILLDKREQSIAEFLPDAQSV is encoded by the coding sequence ATGCAAATATATTGGACGAAAATCAATCACATCATCGAGGAAAGCCCGGAAGTAAAAACGTATCTGCTTGATTTGCCGGAAGGCTTTACGTGGCAGGAAGGCTCGCATACTCATTTCGCATTTGAAGGGTTTGATGTGGGGGAGAAACCAAACCGCGGCTTGATCCGCCATATGTCGATCTGCACCTTGCCGCACGAAAAGTCGATCGGCATTACGACGCGCATTAAAGATCAATGTTCGGAGTTCAAGTCGATTTTGCGCGACATGAAACCGGGCGACGAAGTGGCGATCTTCAAGACGCATTCCAATGTGCCGCTGAAGCGTGAGGACAAGAATGTCTACCTATTGTCATCAGGGGTTGGCCTCGCGACATTCCGCCCGCTTGTGCTGGAGTATTTGAGCAATGCCGAAGGGGTTCAGTCGGTTCACTCCTTGAACGTGGATTCGTCCAAGCAGTATTTGTTCCAAGATGTTTTCGAAACAAACCCTGAGCATAAGTTCACGGCGCAATTCGTCGATAGCCGCGCAACGTATTACGAAGCGGTCAAAGGCTTTGCGAGTGATGCGGACGGTTTATTTTATATCGTTGGCAGTGATGAGTTTTTGAAAGAGAACATTGAATTGCTTCGCGGACAAGGGGTGGCGCGCGAACAGATCCTGCTCGATAAGCGTGAGCAGTCGATCGCGGAATTTTTGCCGGACGCGCAAAGCGTATAA
- a CDS encoding DNA/RNA non-specific endonuclease: protein MKKQMNYWIVLLLAVLMAGCTDAAETATTEAEVQQETTTETAVADDATEETEAPEESEEETSSEQPADTETAAPEEETEAQPADDRFTGYELVEVDGGDLSGYREANTVVSIGFGDREYWAFTNEHGQLERVIADEIILQDDASEPVLSTGRYYSDEAKVPGVESDILDEGHVIADSLGGVSNAYNITPQESTLNRHGDQAYMEDVIRDAGGATDFEAIISYPDTETQIPSSYQYSYTVRGNEVVDTFDNVNPDEVNAALGLTDSEPAEAEASAPETSSPAASGDVSSVDTNGNGQVTIQEAKDAGFTMPITSDHWLYPHMDDRDGDGMVGE from the coding sequence TTGAAAAAACAGATGAACTATTGGATCGTCTTGTTGCTGGCCGTCTTGATGGCTGGCTGCACAGACGCAGCAGAAACTGCCACCACTGAGGCAGAAGTACAACAAGAAACCACCACTGAAACCGCAGTCGCGGACGATGCGACAGAAGAAACCGAAGCACCCGAAGAAAGCGAAGAGGAAACTTCCAGCGAACAGCCAGCTGATACTGAAACCGCAGCGCCAGAAGAAGAAACAGAAGCGCAACCGGCAGACGACCGCTTCACCGGATACGAACTCGTTGAAGTCGACGGCGGCGACCTGTCCGGCTATCGCGAAGCGAATACCGTCGTATCCATCGGCTTTGGCGACCGTGAATACTGGGCGTTCACGAACGAACACGGCCAATTAGAGCGCGTCATCGCGGACGAAATCATCTTGCAAGATGACGCGAGCGAACCGGTCTTGTCAACCGGCCGTTATTATTCCGACGAAGCCAAAGTGCCAGGCGTCGAAAGCGATATTCTGGACGAAGGGCACGTCATCGCAGATTCACTCGGCGGGGTATCGAACGCCTATAATATCACCCCGCAAGAAAGCACGCTCAACCGCCACGGCGACCAGGCGTATATGGAAGACGTCATTCGTGATGCGGGCGGCGCCACCGATTTCGAAGCCATCATCAGCTATCCCGATACCGAAACGCAAATTCCGTCCAGCTACCAATACAGCTACACCGTTAGAGGCAACGAAGTGGTCGACACATTCGATAACGTCAACCCCGATGAAGTCAACGCCGCCCTCGGCTTGACCGACAGTGAGCCCGCAGAAGCAGAAGCAAGCGCGCCGGAAACGAGCAGCCCAGCCGCAAGCGGTGACGTCTCAAGCGTCGACACTAACGGCAACGGCCAAGTGACGATCCAAGAAGCCAAAGACGCCGGCTTCACCATGCCGATCACGAGCGACCATTGGCTCTATCCGCATATGGACGATCGAGATGGCGACGGGATGGTTGGGGAATAA
- a CDS encoding DUF4357 domain-containing protein, producing MEKEFFVAAIEHPEFGEVYRFFEVDPATGEEQAIDPFDSGMVKLYHETPPELFYITSKRGADASGFYQGEQFVVQRGSKFAGTTTAKCPKRYLKLREELLLSGKLMPLGHQYLVMEDVEFASPLIAMGVAIGGWAKGAHDWKRI from the coding sequence ATGGAAAAGGAGTTTTTTGTTGCGGCGATTGAGCATCCGGAGTTTGGGGAAGTGTACCGCTTTTTTGAGGTGGATCCGGCGACCGGGGAAGAGCAGGCGATTGATCCGTTCGATAGCGGGATGGTGAAGCTTTATCATGAGACACCGCCGGAATTGTTCTATATCACGTCAAAGCGCGGGGCGGATGCGAGCGGGTTTTACCAAGGGGAGCAGTTTGTCGTGCAACGCGGCTCGAAGTTTGCAGGCACGACCACGGCGAAATGCCCGAAGCGTTATTTGAAGCTGCGGGAAGAGTTATTGCTGTCGGGGAAACTGATGCCGCTTGGCCACCAGTATTTGGTGATGGAAGATGTCGAATTCGCGTCGCCTTTGATTGCGATGGGTGTCGCGATTGGGGGTTGGGCGAAGGGAGCGCATGATTGGAAGAGGATTTAA
- a CDS encoding glutaredoxin family protein has product MQNQVTVYSTNTCPYCTMLKNYLDQNGVAYTEVNVQEDQAAANRLVQTTGQMGVPQANVNGEWVLGFDPQRVQSLLKQ; this is encoded by the coding sequence ATGCAAAACCAAGTAACTGTTTACTCAACCAATACATGCCCATACTGCACTATGCTCAAAAATTATTTGGATCAAAACGGGGTTGCTTACACCGAGGTCAACGTCCAGGAAGATCAGGCAGCGGCGAACCGCCTTGTTCAAACCACTGGCCAAATGGGCGTCCCACAGGCGAATGTCAACGGCGAGTGGGTGCTCGGCTTCGATCCGCAGCGTGTTCAGTCGTTACTGAAGCAATAA
- a CDS encoding DEAD/DEAH box helicase family protein has protein sequence MSKLQLVTSQLVNHLSRLSQNAVEINWIMAFAMKSGVRIVTPFLKEAADRGVPIKLLIGDYLFVTQPEALEILLDELPSAEIRLWKSGGASFHPKSYLFRGKETSHLIVGSSNLSRSALTEGVEWNLMAPTSVDETVFDEADEQFLAHFYADQTIPLNKETLQEYKMLHEKANLKRPISPVWSEAEETGLMLGGAQSQEIIETAAPYITELKPRPAQQEALDALDTVIKEEYTRAMAVLATGLGKTYLAAFFAKKFKRVLFVAHRQEILQQAKESFQKVHPHKKSAFYHATEKDTSADFLFASIYTLGSEYHLDQFERDAFDLIVVDEFHHAASPTYRRLMEHFDPQFLLGITATPDRMDNQDVYALCDGNVAISIHFLDAIERNWLAPFRYFGVYDNTDYSKIRWLGNRYDEEELLQAQLREDYAEAVFEAWQKHKQTRTIVFCSTVRQTQFMDQFFLERGIRSMSLSGGTPAEERKAARAKLDSGDLEIIFTVDLFNEGVDIPKVDTLLFIRPTESLTVYTQQIGRGLRIADEKDHCVIIDFIGNYRNADLKLSVFDTAPQSKGKAQGVEPLVPANCDFILELAVVNLLEELRKKRAPRKEAMVLAYRELKRELGRRPTYLEFHLQGTADSKTIKQEFGSWFGLLAYAAELNANEIEVWIKHQNWFLEVEKTGMNKSYKMVILSYMLSRGMESWLKPITPVEAAPYFHEFLTAKQYRLNEDFNDVQGRKLRNYDEKKIADLIERMPMTKWSSSAKGGLVTFDDKLFSLNLSPTIEHQRILYDWTKEIAEYRLHAYFERKAAKRN, from the coding sequence ATGAGTAAACTGCAACTAGTCACTTCTCAGCTCGTGAATCACTTGAGCCGACTTTCTCAAAATGCTGTAGAGATTAATTGGATCATGGCATTTGCGATGAAGTCGGGTGTGAGAATCGTAACACCATTTTTGAAAGAAGCTGCGGACCGAGGTGTGCCCATCAAGCTATTGATTGGTGATTATCTTTTCGTAACGCAACCGGAAGCACTTGAGATTCTGCTAGATGAATTACCTTCTGCTGAAATTCGTTTATGGAAAAGCGGAGGTGCTTCGTTTCATCCGAAATCTTACTTATTCCGCGGAAAAGAAACTTCGCATCTGATTGTTGGCTCGTCCAACCTGTCCCGCTCCGCATTGACCGAAGGGGTGGAATGGAATTTGATGGCGCCGACTTCAGTGGATGAAACGGTATTTGATGAAGCGGATGAGCAGTTTTTAGCGCATTTCTACGCCGATCAGACGATTCCTTTGAACAAAGAAACGCTCCAGGAATATAAAATGCTTCATGAAAAAGCGAATCTCAAACGGCCCATCAGCCCTGTGTGGTCGGAAGCAGAAGAAACCGGGCTTATGCTGGGGGGAGCGCAGTCCCAAGAAATTATTGAAACAGCAGCCCCGTACATAACCGAATTAAAGCCTCGGCCTGCCCAGCAGGAAGCGCTTGATGCACTCGATACTGTGATAAAGGAAGAATACACTCGCGCGATGGCTGTGCTTGCGACAGGGCTTGGGAAAACTTATCTCGCGGCGTTTTTTGCGAAGAAATTCAAACGAGTGTTGTTTGTTGCCCATCGCCAGGAGATCCTCCAGCAGGCAAAAGAATCATTCCAAAAAGTTCATCCACATAAAAAATCTGCGTTCTACCATGCAACTGAAAAAGATACCTCCGCGGATTTTCTGTTCGCTTCCATCTATACACTGGGAAGCGAGTATCACTTGGATCAATTCGAGCGGGATGCGTTCGATTTAATTGTCGTGGATGAATTCCACCATGCAGCTTCTCCGACTTATAGAAGGTTGATGGAGCATTTTGATCCGCAGTTTTTACTCGGGATCACAGCAACACCGGATCGGATGGACAACCAGGATGTCTATGCCTTATGCGATGGCAACGTGGCCATTTCGATTCATTTCCTCGATGCCATCGAACGCAATTGGCTCGCGCCGTTTCGTTATTTTGGCGTATACGACAACACCGATTACTCGAAGATTCGCTGGCTCGGGAACCGCTATGATGAAGAGGAACTGCTTCAGGCGCAACTGAGGGAAGACTATGCTGAAGCGGTATTTGAGGCGTGGCAAAAGCACAAACAAACGCGTACGATTGTCTTTTGTTCGACGGTTCGACAGACGCAGTTTATGGATCAATTTTTCCTGGAGCGCGGCATTCGTTCGATGAGCTTATCGGGCGGTACGCCTGCAGAAGAAAGGAAAGCAGCGAGAGCTAAGTTGGATTCAGGAGACTTGGAAATTATCTTCACGGTTGATTTGTTCAATGAAGGCGTCGATATTCCAAAAGTGGATACTTTGCTATTCATCCGTCCTACCGAGTCGCTCACAGTCTACACCCAGCAAATCGGCCGGGGACTGCGCATTGCGGACGAAAAAGATCATTGCGTCATTATCGACTTTATCGGCAACTACCGTAACGCGGATTTAAAGCTTTCCGTATTTGATACAGCGCCACAGTCCAAAGGAAAAGCTCAAGGTGTCGAACCGTTAGTTCCTGCGAATTGCGATTTCATTTTAGAATTGGCAGTCGTCAATTTATTGGAAGAGCTACGGAAAAAACGAGCGCCTAGAAAAGAAGCAATGGTTCTTGCTTACCGTGAATTAAAGCGTGAGCTCGGCAGACGACCGACATATTTGGAATTTCATCTCCAAGGAACGGCGGACTCGAAAACAATCAAGCAAGAATTTGGCAGCTGGTTCGGCCTGCTCGCTTATGCGGCGGAGCTGAATGCAAACGAGATTGAAGTATGGATAAAGCATCAGAATTGGTTTTTGGAAGTTGAGAAGACCGGCATGAATAAAAGCTATAAGATGGTTATATTGAGTTACATGCTTTCGAGGGGCATGGAGAGTTGGCTGAAGCCAATCACGCCAGTGGAAGCCGCACCGTATTTCCACGAATTCCTGACGGCGAAACAATACCGTTTGAATGAAGACTTCAATGATGTGCAGGGCAGAAAGCTCAGGAATTACGATGAAAAGAAAATTGCAGATCTGATTGAACGGATGCCGATGACGAAATGGAGCAGTAGTGCGAAAGGCGGTTTAGTGACATTCGATGATAAGTTGTTTTCATTGAATTTATCGCCAACTATAGAGCATCAACGAATTCTATATGACTGGACAAAGGAAATTGCGGAATATCGACTGCATGCTTATTTTGAGCGTAAGGCAGCGAAAAGAAATTAA
- a CDS encoding nucleoside triphosphate pyrophosphohydrolase, whose product MTIYKKLVRDKIPQVIENSGLQFETRILSEEEYNTEVTKKLTEELREYEKTDNQKDAIEELADILELIHAAAELNGSSFEEVEEVRVKKAEKRGGFKERIFLIEVEDE is encoded by the coding sequence ATGACAATATATAAAAAGCTAGTAAGAGATAAAATCCCACAAGTAATCGAAAACAGCGGTCTTCAATTCGAAACCCGTATTTTATCAGAAGAAGAATACAACACAGAAGTAACGAAGAAACTCACAGAGGAGCTTCGTGAATATGAGAAAACTGATAATCAGAAAGATGCAATAGAAGAGCTCGCAGACATTCTCGAGCTGATTCATGCAGCTGCGGAACTCAATGGATCTTCGTTTGAAGAAGTTGAAGAAGTTCGTGTCAAAAAAGCAGAAAAACGCGGCGGCTTTAAAGAGCGTATCTTTTTAATCGAGGTTGAGGATGAGTAA
- a CDS encoding DUF262 domain-containing protein: MKLLEADTKNLEYLLSLSYGTLNIPYSQRPYEWEKGQVSRLFKDFYSVYLDPESTHVLNFITIRIDEDESNTKYIYDGQQRTITSLLILTAIVNELKKLDSDAKDSADALTRLFLYTSHWKKTSDINYKIIFENDEANNMLHKFIFKGEQLPKDYILSDYDNAIYNNYNYIIELIHQNFGSSPTKDQLSDFAESIIKRVLVIIIETSFENIAEEMFETLNSTGLQLEDFYVLKNRLVRTLGEGTVKPVWSTIEFNTDRISKGKFLSAYVNTIKGKTPSNNLYTRIADKKKLTNIESATVFLDELAKASDIFLKIEKPSQKLDGTEKENLQYAKAIKTLTLLSANQYKPVIIAMGLKDFPSNDINIILTKIISLQIRNIFISDFNANTLEQFYPSLAKEIYEGKYTQVEQIKKQISNIIENDSTIYEHFNNKIIKTTREESIIRFILKEIYNFENPEIKINESSLEVNLEHILPKNPNEDSQWLVNFQDEESRFNTTRKIGNLTVLYGKLNSSIKNSDFEKKKTAYNESVIPQNKLITHYSEWKKPQIDQRTIDLYKNFISVWPK; the protein is encoded by the coding sequence ATGAAATTATTAGAAGCAGATACAAAAAACTTAGAGTATCTATTGTCTTTATCTTATGGCACATTGAATATTCCGTATAGTCAACGACCTTATGAATGGGAAAAGGGACAAGTGTCTAGACTCTTTAAGGATTTTTATTCAGTTTACTTGGATCCGGAGTCAACTCATGTGTTGAACTTCATTACTATTAGAATCGATGAAGACGAAAGTAATACTAAATATATTTACGATGGTCAACAAAGAACTATTACCTCCTTACTGATTCTTACTGCTATAGTTAATGAGCTCAAAAAGCTTGACAGTGATGCTAAAGATTCAGCTGATGCTTTGACTCGATTATTTTTATACACATCTCACTGGAAAAAAACTAGTGATATTAACTACAAAATTATCTTTGAAAATGATGAAGCAAATAACATGCTCCATAAATTTATATTCAAGGGCGAACAACTCCCAAAAGATTATATTTTATCCGATTATGATAATGCTATATATAATAACTATAATTATATAATTGAATTAATCCATCAAAATTTCGGTTCTTCTCCCACTAAAGATCAATTATCTGATTTTGCTGAGTCAATAATAAAAAGAGTTTTGGTAATAATTATAGAGACATCTTTTGAAAATATTGCAGAAGAAATGTTTGAAACTTTAAATAGTACGGGGTTACAATTAGAAGATTTTTATGTGTTGAAAAACCGGCTTGTCAGGACTCTTGGTGAAGGAACTGTTAAACCCGTCTGGTCAACAATTGAATTTAATACAGACAGAATTAGTAAAGGGAAATTTTTAAGTGCATATGTAAATACTATTAAAGGGAAAACTCCCTCAAACAACTTATATACTCGCATAGCTGATAAAAAGAAATTGACTAATATAGAATCTGCTACAGTTTTTTTGGATGAACTAGCAAAAGCATCAGACATTTTCTTAAAAATCGAAAAACCTTCTCAAAAACTCGATGGTACTGAAAAGGAAAATTTGCAATATGCAAAAGCTATTAAAACCCTTACATTACTAAGCGCTAACCAGTATAAACCTGTAATTATAGCAATGGGGTTAAAAGATTTTCCATCTAATGATATCAATATAATTCTGACAAAAATCATAAGTTTACAAATTAGAAATATTTTCATTTCTGATTTTAACGCTAATACACTTGAGCAGTTCTACCCGTCTCTAGCTAAAGAGATTTACGAAGGAAAATATACTCAAGTTGAACAAATAAAAAAACAAATCAGCAATATTATTGAAAATGACTCTACTATTTATGAACATTTCAACAATAAAATTATAAAAACCACCAGAGAAGAGTCGATAATTAGGTTCATCCTAAAAGAAATTTACAACTTTGAAAATCCTGAGATAAAGATTAACGAGAGTTCTTTAGAAGTGAATTTAGAGCACATTTTACCTAAAAATCCGAATGAAGATAGTCAATGGTTAGTGAACTTTCAAGACGAAGAGTCAAGATTCAATACTACAAGAAAAATTGGGAACCTAACTGTTTTATATGGAAAATTAAACTCCTCAATTAAAAATAGCGATTTCGAAAAAAAGAAAACTGCTTATAACGAAAGTGTTATTCCCCAAAATAAGCTAATAACTCATTACTCAGAATGGAAGAAGCCGCAAATTGATCAAAGAACCATCGATCTTTACAAAAATTTTATTAGTGTATGGCCAAAATAA
- a CDS encoding DNA cytosine methyltransferase, giving the protein MNVIDLFAGAGGLSEGFRKAGYNIISHIEVDKSACNTLRTREAYYYLKEIEKLNVYEEYLMKKISRDQLYSEVPDYILNKVIEAEINDKNFNNITYKIDEHLSRQQDQEVDLVVGGPPCQAFSSAGISRDPNRMKGDPRNFLYKQYIKFIVKYNPKFFIFENVKGIITAQKGDIFRSLQEDLSNAGYKIDYRILNAKDFGVSQNRQRVILIGWRKEYEFSYPSFDLLSPASLISISALFNDLPYLKSGQSIDGEKSYRMNAKIANSFIRTKDWKILSQHIARVHNRNDLEIYKLVVENWNKHNKLIKYNELPLENQTHNNRAIFLDRYKLVPSKGISHTIVAHISKDGHYYIHPDLDQNRSISVREAARIQSFPDDFYFEDSRTAAFRQIGNAVPPLMAYHIASHLKNTLKEII; this is encoded by the coding sequence ATGAACGTGATTGATTTATTTGCAGGTGCTGGAGGCCTATCTGAAGGTTTTCGAAAAGCAGGATACAATATAATTTCGCATATTGAAGTCGATAAAAGTGCGTGTAATACTTTAAGAACTAGAGAGGCATACTATTATCTAAAAGAGATCGAAAAACTCAACGTTTATGAAGAATATTTAATGAAGAAGATTTCTCGAGACCAACTTTATAGTGAAGTTCCTGACTATATACTTAATAAAGTTATTGAAGCAGAAATAAATGATAAAAACTTCAATAATATAACTTATAAAATTGATGAACATTTGTCTCGACAACAGGACCAAGAAGTAGATTTGGTAGTAGGAGGCCCTCCCTGCCAAGCATTTTCATCCGCTGGAATCTCTAGAGATCCAAATCGTATGAAAGGTGACCCGCGCAATTTTTTATATAAGCAATACATTAAATTTATTGTCAAATACAATCCGAAATTCTTTATTTTTGAAAATGTTAAAGGAATCATAACCGCACAGAAGGGTGATATTTTCAGGTCTTTACAAGAGGATTTATCAAACGCAGGATATAAAATTGATTACCGTATATTAAATGCTAAAGACTTCGGGGTTTCCCAAAACCGCCAAAGAGTTATTTTAATTGGATGGCGAAAGGAGTATGAGTTTTCTTACCCAAGCTTCGATTTACTTTCTCCTGCTAGCCTAATTAGCATCTCTGCACTTTTTAATGACCTGCCTTATTTGAAAAGCGGACAATCAATAGATGGTGAAAAAAGTTATAGAATGAATGCTAAAATAGCAAATTCATTTATTAGGACTAAAGATTGGAAAATATTATCTCAACATATAGCAAGGGTACACAACAGAAATGACCTTGAAATTTATAAGTTAGTAGTTGAAAATTGGAATAAACATAACAAACTTATAAAATATAATGAGCTACCTCTAGAAAATCAAACACATAATAACCGTGCAATATTTCTAGACAGATATAAATTAGTGCCATCTAAAGGAATTTCACATACCATAGTTGCTCATATTTCAAAAGACGGTCACTACTATATCCATCCCGACTTAGATCAAAACCGATCAATTTCCGTAAGAGAAGCTGCTAGGATCCAGTCTTTTCCTGATGACTTTTATTTTGAAGATTCCAGAACTGCGGCTTTTCGTCAAATTGGTAATGCTGTACCGCCCTTAATGGCATATCATATAGCGAGTCATTTAAAAAATACTTTGAAGGAAATTATTTGA